GCTACGGCGCCTGCTAGCACCGGTATCACGCCTACTCATCGCCTTCGGTAACGCCGTCACCCCCGGCAAGGGATACGTCGACGGACCTTTCGAATCCGAAGCCGAACTGCGTGACCTCGTCGACCTCGCCGGTGAATCATCCATCATCGCCGAAGGCGAACGCTCCATGCTTCACTCAGTCATCGACCTCGGCGACACCGTAGTCCGCGAAGTCATGGTGCCCCGCACCGACATGATCACCATCGCCCGTACCAAAAACCTCTCCCAAGCCATGAGCCTGTTTCTGCGCAGCGGCTTCTCCCGCGTACCCGTCATCGGAGAAAACAGCGACGATCCCCTAGGCCTGCTCTACTTCAAAGACGTAGCCGGACGCATCCACATGGACCACGAAGCCAACTGGCTACCCGTCACCGACCTGATGCGCCCAGTTCCCTTCGTCCCCGAAAGCAAATCCGCAGACCTCCTCCTGCAAGAAATGCAACGCGACCAAACCCACATGGCGCTAGTCGTCGACGAATACGGCGGCACAGCTGGCCTTGTCACCATTGAAGACATCATCGAAGAAATCGTCGGCGAAATCTCCGACGAACACGACCCCGAAGAACGTCGCGTCGAAGACCTCGGCGAAGGACGCAAACGCATCCCCGCCGAACTACCCATCGACGACCTTGAAACCCTCTACGACATCACCCTGGACCCAGAAGAAATCGACGACGTCGACACCGTCGGCGGCCTACTAGGCAAAGCTCTAGGCCGTGTCCCCATCCTCGGCTCCAGCGCAACCATCGGCGGCCTCGAACTCACCGCCGACCGAATGAGCGGAAGAAAACACCGCATCGACACCCTCATCGTCGCCCCCGCACCACCCACCGACACCACCAACGAAACACCCACAGATAACGCCCCCGCACCCGCAGGAAGCGTTGACCAGAACAAGGAGCACCACTGATGACCGCACGCGAACCCGACACCACGAACTACCGAGCCGGATTCGCCTGCCTCGTAGGCCGACCCAACGCAGGTAAATCCACACTCACCAATGCCATCGTCGGCGACAAAGTCGCCATCACCTCCAACAAACCCCAAACCACCCGCCACACCATCCGCGGCGTCCACACCACCACCAGCGCCCAGCTCATCCTCGTCGACACCCCCGGACTGCACAAACCCCGCACCCTCCTGGGTGAGCGCCTCAACGACCTCGTCCGCGAAACCCTCCTGGACGTAGACGTTGTCGGTTTCTGCCTACCCGCCGACCAACGCGTAGGCCCCGGAGACCAATTCATCGCACGCGAACTAGCCGACCTGCGCCGCGTCAAGAAAAAACCCGTCGTCGCCATCGCCACCAAAGCCGACCTCGTCGACCGCGAACGCCTAGCCCAACACCTCATCGACATCGACCAACTAGGCGACTGGAGCGACATCGTTCCCTGCTCAGCCACCACCGGCAAACAGGTCGACGACGTCATCGACGTCATCTCCACACACCTACCAGCCTCACCTCAGCTGTACCCCACCGGCATGCTCTCCGATGAATCCGACGACGTCATGGTCGCCGAACTCATCCGCGAAGCCGCACTAGAAGGAGTCCGCGACGAACTCCCACACAGCCTCGCCGTCGTCGTTGAAGAAATGGTGCCCCGCGAAAACCGCCCCGCCCACGCACCCCTGATGGACGTACGCGTCAACGTATACGTCGAACGCGACAGCCAAAAAGCCATCATCATCGGCCGCGGCGGCGCCCGACTACGCGAAGTAGGCACCCGCGCCCGCACCCAAATCGAACAACGCCTCGGCCAAAAGATCTACCTCGACCTGCACGTCAAAGTCGCCAAAGACTGGCAACGCGACCCACGCCAACTCCGCAAACTCGGCTTCTAACCCACACCGGGGACGGCACACAGCCGTCCCCGGAACCACACTCCCTACGTAAAAAAAACAACCGTGGCCATAGAAAACACCCAAAAACCCAGCGGCATGCCCACCAGCAAATACACGCCTTTCCACGAACACATCACCGTGGACCTGCCCGAGCGCACCTGGCCATCTGCGCGCATCACCAAAGCCCCCCGATGGGCCTCAGTCGACCTACGCGACGGCAACCAAGCACTCATCGAACCCATGGACGCCGAACGCAAACTCCGGTTCTTCCAACTCCTGGTCGACATCGGCTACAAAGAAATCGAAATCGGCTTCCCCTCCGCCAGCCAAACCGAATTCGACTTCTGTCGCCGCCTCATCGAAGAAAACCACATCCCCGACGACGTCACCATCCAAGTGCTCACCCAAGCACGCGACCACCTCGTCCACCGCACCTACGACGCCATCAACGGCGCCAAAAAAGCCATCATCCACTTCTACAACCCCACCTCCATCCTCCAACGCCGCGTCGTATTCAACACAGACGTCGAAGGCATAACCGCCATAGCAGTCAACACCGCCAAGCTATGCCGCCAACTCGAAACCCTCATACCCAACACCACCATCACCTACGAATACAGCCCCGAATCCTTCACCGGAACCGAACTCGACGTAGCACTCCACGTCTGCAACGCCGTCATCGCCGAATTCGACCCCACCCCACAGCGGCCCATGATCATTAACCTGCCCGCCACGGTCGAAACAGCCACCCCCAACGTCTACGCCGACGCCGTCGAATACATGCACCGCAACCTGGACCGCAGAGAATCCATCATCCTCTCCCTGCACCCCCACAACGACCGCGGAACCAGCGTCGCCGCAGCCGAACTCGGGTACATGGCCGGCGCAGACCGCATCGAAGGATGCCTCTTCGGCAACGGCGAACGCACCGGAAACGTCGACCTCGTCACCCTCGGCCTCAACCTCTTCAGCCAAGGCATCGACCCCCAGATCGACTTCTCCGACATCGACCGCATCCGCTCCACCGTCGAATACTGCAACCAACTACCCGTCCACCAACGCCACCCCTACGGCGGCGAACTCGTCTTCACCGCCTTCTCCGGATCACACCAAGACGCCATCAAAAAAGGCTTCGAAAACATGGCCGCACACGCAGCCAACACCGGCAAAAACACCGACGAATTGCCCTGGAGCGTCCCCTACCTACCCATTGATCCCCACGACATCGGCCGCTCCTACGAAGCCATCGTCCGTGTCAACAGCCAATCAGGAAAAGGTGGCGTCGCCTACCTCCTCGCCACCCAATACGCCCTCGAACTACCACGACGCCTCCAAATCGAAATCCAACGCGTCGTACAACACCACACCGACACACACGGCGGCGAAATGACCGCCCCCCACATCTGGAAAATCTTCAGCAACGAATACCTCCCCGGAACCAGCACCGGACAAGACACCTGGGGACGCTTCATACCCCGATCCGTTCACCTGGACTCCGACCGACTCGGCGCCAACATCGTCACCGCCACCCTCACCGACAATGGCCGAACCATCCACCTCGAAGGCCACGGAAACGGCCCCATCAACGCCTTCACCGCAGCCCTAGCCAACTACGGCATCGACGTCCGCGTCCTGGACTACGCCGAACACGCCATGTCAGCAGGCGGAGACGCCCGCGCCGCCGCCTACGTCGAATGCGCCGTCGCCGGCCGCGTCCTGTGGGGCGTAGGCATCCACAACTCCATCGTCACCGCCTCCATCCAAGCGATCCTCTCCGCCGTCAACCGTGCAGAACGCGACGGAGACCTCACCACCTAAACCCCAACCACCACACCCACGGTCTGGCACAGTGAACAGCATGGACGTACTCGGCATGCCGCTGCAGACCTGGGTCAACAAAACCCCCGTCATCGCAGACCTGATCAACCTGCGAGAAACGGCATGGTTCAACCCCGCACGCGCCCACACCCACACCGCCCTAGCCGACGTAGGGCTCACCCCCGCAGACATCGACGACGCCGCCACCCGACTCCAACGATTCGCCCCCTACCTCGCCGCCGCCTTCCCCGCCCTCGAAGCCACCAACGGCATCATCGAATCGCCCATCACACCAGCCCCACAACTCCAAAAGACCCTCAACCACACATACCAAACCCCACTACCCGGACAGCTCTGGCTCAAACGCGACGACTGCCTGCCCGTCAGCGGATCCATCAAAGCCCGCGGCGGCATCCACGAAGTACTCCAACACGCCGAACACCTCGCCCACACCGCCGGCCTACTCGACTACTCCTGCGACTACCGCATTCTGGCAACCCCACCAGCCCGCGACCTATTCAGCCAACACACCATCGCCGTGGGATCCACCGGCAACCTCGGCCTATCCATCGGAATCATGGCCGCCACACTCGGTTTCAACACCATCGTCCACATGTCCGCCGACGCTCGGCAATGGAAAAAAGACCTCCTTGCCGCACAAGGAGTAGACGTCCGCGAATACGAAGCCGACTACTCCGTAGCCGTCGCCGCCGGACGCGCTGAAGCAGCAAACGACCCATTCGCCCACTTCATCGACGACGAAAACTCCACCAAACTATTTTGCGGCTACGCCGTAGCCGGACGACGCGTAGCCGCCCAACTACGCGCCGCCAACGTACGCGTCGACACCGAACATCCACTATTCGTTTACCTGCCCTGCGGAGTCGGAGGAGGCCCAGGAGGCGTCGCCTTCGGCCTACTCACCGAATTCGGCGACGCAGTGCACCCCATCTTCGCCGAACCTACCCACTCACCATGCATGCTCCTAGGCGTCGCCACTGGCCAACATGACGCCATCTGCGTCGGTGATTTCGGCATCGACAACCGCACCGCCGCCGACGGACTAGCCGTAGGCCGCCCCTCCGGATTCGTCGGACGCGCCATGCAGCGCCTCCTCGACGGCTTCTACACCGTTGAAGACAACCACCTCTTCACACTCCTAACCCTCCTGCACGAAACCGAAAACATCGCCGCCGAACCCTCCGCCGCCGCAAGCCTGCCCGGCCCCTGGCACGTCGCCACAGCCACCGAATACCGCGAACGTCTAGGAATCACCGACACCCACATGAACAACGCAACTCACCTCGCCTGGCTCACCGGCGGATCCATGGTTCCCCCAGAGATCATGAACACCTACCTCTCCCACAGCCGCTCACCCCAGTAACCCCAGCGCACACCACCAACACCACCGCGCCACTACGCAGATACCCACCACCCTGAAACACTGGAGCAATGAAGATCGCCACACGCGTGCTCGCCGCTCTAGGACTTCTTTTCGTCGCTTTAACCATCGCGGCAGTGGTCGCCTTCATGACCTGGTCCAGACCAGCAACACCGGCAACAACCACCCCCACCACACCGACCAGCCCCTCTCACCTAGCCCAAGGCGAATACAGCGCCAACAACCTCACCTTCGCCACACCGAAACTGGACACACCCTCAGGCACCATCACCGACGTCCACCTCACCGCCGGGAACTTCGTCAACACCAGCAAGGGAAAACGCATCGACAACTTCAAAGCAGACGCCCTAGTTCCCT
This region of Dermatophilus congolensis genomic DNA includes:
- a CDS encoding hemolysin family protein, translating into MLVGGVILALVFSYLLKAAEMAFRRMSPSHVKALLDDERHGAEQLRLITEDSAAYLSVTSFCRTTLEMTAAVLATMGFATIYGAAWQTYAYSILVMVVASFVIVGVSPATIGIQHAETISLWSAPWVVRLRRLLAPVSRLLIAFGNAVTPGKGYVDGPFESEAELRDLVDLAGESSIIAEGERSMLHSVIDLGDTVVREVMVPRTDMITIARTKNLSQAMSLFLRSGFSRVPVIGENSDDPLGLLYFKDVAGRIHMDHEANWLPVTDLMRPVPFVPESKSADLLLQEMQRDQTHMALVVDEYGGTAGLVTIEDIIEEIVGEISDEHDPEERRVEDLGEGRKRIPAELPIDDLETLYDITLDPEEIDDVDTVGGLLGKALGRVPILGSSATIGGLELTADRMSGRKHRIDTLIVAPAPPTDTTNETPTDNAPAPAGSVDQNKEHH
- the era gene encoding GTPase Era: MTAREPDTTNYRAGFACLVGRPNAGKSTLTNAIVGDKVAITSNKPQTTRHTIRGVHTTTSAQLILVDTPGLHKPRTLLGERLNDLVRETLLDVDVVGFCLPADQRVGPGDQFIARELADLRRVKKKPVVAIATKADLVDRERLAQHLIDIDQLGDWSDIVPCSATTGKQVDDVIDVISTHLPASPQLYPTGMLSDESDDVMVAELIREAALEGVRDELPHSLAVVVEEMVPRENRPAHAPLMDVRVNVYVERDSQKAIIIGRGGARLREVGTRARTQIEQRLGQKIYLDLHVKVAKDWQRDPRQLRKLGF
- the leuA gene encoding 2-isopropylmalate synthase — encoded protein: MENTQKPSGMPTSKYTPFHEHITVDLPERTWPSARITKAPRWASVDLRDGNQALIEPMDAERKLRFFQLLVDIGYKEIEIGFPSASQTEFDFCRRLIEENHIPDDVTIQVLTQARDHLVHRTYDAINGAKKAIIHFYNPTSILQRRVVFNTDVEGITAIAVNTAKLCRQLETLIPNTTITYEYSPESFTGTELDVALHVCNAVIAEFDPTPQRPMIINLPATVETATPNVYADAVEYMHRNLDRRESIILSLHPHNDRGTSVAAAELGYMAGADRIEGCLFGNGERTGNVDLVTLGLNLFSQGIDPQIDFSDIDRIRSTVEYCNQLPVHQRHPYGGELVFTAFSGSHQDAIKKGFENMAAHAANTGKNTDELPWSVPYLPIDPHDIGRSYEAIVRVNSQSGKGGVAYLLATQYALELPRRLQIEIQRVVQHHTDTHGGEMTAPHIWKIFSNEYLPGTSTGQDTWGRFIPRSVHLDSDRLGANIVTATLTDNGRTIHLEGHGNGPINAFTAALANYGIDVRVLDYAEHAMSAGGDARAAAYVECAVAGRVLWGVGIHNSIVTASIQAILSAVNRAERDGDLTT
- a CDS encoding D-serine ammonia-lyase — its product is MDVLGMPLQTWVNKTPVIADLINLRETAWFNPARAHTHTALADVGLTPADIDDAATRLQRFAPYLAAAFPALEATNGIIESPITPAPQLQKTLNHTYQTPLPGQLWLKRDDCLPVSGSIKARGGIHEVLQHAEHLAHTAGLLDYSCDYRILATPPARDLFSQHTIAVGSTGNLGLSIGIMAATLGFNTIVHMSADARQWKKDLLAAQGVDVREYEADYSVAVAAGRAEAANDPFAHFIDDENSTKLFCGYAVAGRRVAAQLRAANVRVDTEHPLFVYLPCGVGGGPGGVAFGLLTEFGDAVHPIFAEPTHSPCMLLGVATGQHDAICVGDFGIDNRTAADGLAVGRPSGFVGRAMQRLLDGFYTVEDNHLFTLLTLLHETENIAAEPSAAASLPGPWHVATATEYRERLGITDTHMNNATHLAWLTGGSMVPPEIMNTYLSHSRSPQ